One Bombina bombina isolate aBomBom1 chromosome 5, aBomBom1.pri, whole genome shotgun sequence DNA segment encodes these proteins:
- the SALL3 gene encoding sal-like protein 3 has protein sequence MPDTVLAAGELLPSSTKAVPGEGPDDADSGNESRSGSEETNVCEKCCAEFFKWTDFLEHKKNCTKNPLVLIVNDDVAAPASEEFPEQSPASSPSDQAESEAAEESIPLENNETCDIKEAEKEEEPMEVENTEEKPYQSPETSNNATPLPQIPEPPSLTNYNMPNTNVTLETLQGTKVAVAQFSQNMRCVGGVNAAATAMAIPMILEQLMALQQQQIHQLQLIEQIRSQVALMNRQPLRPPLNPAVPPPSAPVPASNQLQGFAAHSTLQLTSVVPPTLAGPAPISQPPALENPQHMSQPTSGASTPTIPCSVSSAPTESSTSLSNNIKAASVAPSPVSIATSIPTHPQSSSTPPSTGHGNVLTSSSSLPSPLLPQSSSSSVIFPNPLVSIAATANALDPLSALMKHRKGKPPNVSVFETKSTSEDPFFKHKCRFCAKVFGSDSALQIHLRSHTGERPFKCNICGNRFSTKGNLKVHFQRHKEKYPHIQMNPYPVPEYLDNVPTSSGIPYGMSLPPEKPVTTWLDSKPVLPTIPTSIGLQLPPTIPGVNNYGDSPSMTPMNRSPQMPSPASSECNSLSPIIHNSVESPQPIQTVTAITKTEPIILPPTPARLSEQPLPAQISTPVTTSVPTVTDTSISTSLPNSVLPSMSDQFQAKFPFGGLLESMQTSETSKLQQLVENIDKKMTDPNQCVICHRVLSCQSALKMHYRTHTGERPFKCKICGRAFTTKGNLKTHFGVHRSKPPLRVQHSCPICQKKFTNAVVLQQHIRMHMGGQIPNTPLPEGFQDAMDSELSFDDKNLETMSNYDDEFDDNSLDDDIDLKETANDSNNPLIPYSGSSPASPPTVISSIAALENQMKMIDSVMSAQQFISLKNIENGSAESDHLSNDSLSAVGDMESQSAGSPAMSECSSSMQVLSPAHSHSESNRSKSPNIISQEEPSEIQLKTEKPESPLPVPDNEGALDLTSTNPGRPVIKEEAPFSLLFLSRERGPSQTTTSLVTSTAPAMIKMEVNGHLKPLSLSEGPHLSAGIQVPAAPQTSMSPGMNPMLAPPPRRTPKQHNCHSCGKTFSSASALQIHERTHTGEKPFGCTICGRAFTTKGNLKVHMGTHMWNNAPARRGRRLSVENPLALLGGDALKFSEMFQKDLAARAMNVDPSFWNQYAAAITNGLAMKNNEISVIQNGGIPQLPVSLGGSAIPPLGNISSGMDRARTGSSPPILSLDKMNSESIVNRPFTRFIEENKEIGIN, from the exons ATGCCTGACACGGTGCTGGCAGCTGGAGAACTGCTCCCAAGTTCAACCAAAG cTGTACCTGGGGAAGGACCAGATGACGCTGATAGTGGGAATGAAAGTCGAAGTGGAAGTGAGGAAACCAATGTTTGTGAAAAATGCTGTGCTGAATTCTTCAAATGGACTGACTTTTTAGAGCACAAGAAAAACTGCACTAAAAACCCTCTTGTTTTGATTGTAAATGATGATGTAGCAGCACCAGCATCAGAAGAGTTTCCTGAGCAGTCGCCTGCAAGTTCCCCCAGTGACCAAGCAGAGAGTGAAGCTGCAGAGGAAAGTATTCCGTTAGAAAATAATGAGACTTGTGATATAAAAGAGGCAGAAAAGGAAGAGGAACCTATGGAGGTTGAAAACACTGAAGAGAAACCCTATCAGAGTCCAGAGACCTCAAACAACGCTACTCCTCTACCTCAGATTCCTGAACCACCTTCCTTGACTAATTATAATATGCCAAACACTAATGTTACCTTAGAGACTCTACAAGGTACTAAAGTGGCAGTTGCACAGTTTTCACAAAATATGCGATGTGTAGGTGGTGTAAATGCTGCAGCTACAGCAATGGCAATCCCCATGATTTTAGAACAGTTAATGGCATTACAGCAGCAACAAATACACCAGCTGCAACTGATTGAGCAGATTCGTAGTCAAGTGGCTCTAATGAATCGCCAGCCACTACGTCCTCCTTTGAACCCTGCAGTTCCACCTCCGAGTGCTCCAGTTCCTGCTTCCAATCAGCTTCAGGGTTTTGCTGCACATTCAACTCTCCAGTTAACATCTGTGGTTCCACCTACACTTGCAGGACCTGCTCCCATCAGTCAGCCACCTGCTCTGGAAAACCCACAGCATATGTCACAGCCTACTTCTGGAGCAAGTACCCCAACCATTCCTTGTTCTGTCTCTTCTGCACCAACAGAATCTAGCACATCATTATCAAACAATATAAAAGCAGCTTCAGTAGCCCCTAGTCCTGTATCCATTGCTACAAGCATTCCAACGCATCCACAAAGTTCCTCAACACCTCCATCCACTGGACATGGGAATGTCCTCACCTCATCTTCCAGCTTGCCAAGCCCCCTTCTACCTCAGAGTTCATCAAGCAGTGTAATCTTCCCCAACCCACTTGTCAGCATTGCTGCAACAGCTAATGCATTAGACCCCCTTTCTGCACTCATGAAGCACCGCAAGGGAAAGCCACCAAATGTATCAGTATTTGAAACCAAGTCGACCTCCGAAGAtccattttttaaacataaatgcaGGTTTTGCGCCAAGGTTTTTGGAAGTGACAGTGCTTTGCAAATTCACTTACGTTCTCACACTGGTGAAAGGCCTTTCAAATGTAACATATGTGGGAATCGTTTTTCCACAAAAGGAAACCTAAAGGTTCATTTTCAGAGACACAAAGAAAAATATCCACATATTCAGATGAATCCGTATCCTGTTCCAGAATACCTTGACAATGTACCTACTAGCTCTGGAATTCCATATGGAATGTCACTTCCTCCTGAGAAACCAGTTACAACATGGTTAGATAGCAAACCCGTGTTACCAACCATTCCAACTTCCATTGGATTGCAACTTCCTCCCACAATCCCAGGTGTTAACAACTACGGAGATTCTCCAAGTATGACACCAATGAACAGATCCCCCCAAATGCCATCTCCTGCTTCTAGTGAATGCAATTCTTTATCACCAATCATACATAATTCTGTAGAATCCCCACAGCCTATACAGACAGTAACTGCTATCACCAAAACAGAACCCATTATTCTGCCACCTACACCTGCTAGATTAAGTGAACAGCCATTGCCAGCACAAATATCCACTCCTGTTACCACATCAGTCCCTACTGTTACAGATACCAGTATTTCAACAAGCCTCCCAAACTCTGTGCTTCCATCCATGTCTGACCAGTTCCAAGCAAAATTTCCATTTGGTGGTCTTCTGGAGTCTATGCAAACATCAGAAACCTCAAAACTACAACAACTAGTAGAGAACATTGATAAAAAAATGACAGATCCAAATCAATGTGTCATTTGTCACAGAGTTCTGAGCTGTCAGAGTGCTCTCAAAATGCATTACAGAACACATACAGGAGAAAGACCATTTAAATGCAAAATTTGTGGACGTGCTTTTACTACTAAAGgtaatttaaaaacacattttggtgTTCATCGTTCAAAGCCTCCACTAAGAGTTCAGCATTCATGTcccatttgtcagaaaaaatttaCCAATGCTGTTGTTCTGCAGCAACATATTCGTATGCATATGGGTGGACAAATTCCAAACACCCCTTTACCAGAGGGCTTCCAAGATGCAATGGACTCTGAGCTTTCTTTTGATGACAAGAATCTTGAAACAATGAGCAACTACGATGATGAGTTTGATGATAATTCTTTAGATGATGATATAGACTTAAAGGAGACTGCAAATGACTCTAATAATCCACTTATACCATACTCTGGGTCATCACCTGCCTCACCACCTACTGTCATTTCAAGTATTGCTGCTTTAGAAAATCAAATGAAAATGATTGACTCTGTAATGAGTGCTCAGCaatttattagtttaaaaaacatAGAAAATGGATCTGCAGAAAGTGATCACTTGAGCAATGATTCCTTGTCTGCTGTAGGGGATATGGAAAGCCAGAGTGCAGGGAGCCCTGCCATGTCAGAATGCTCTTCATCCATGCAAGTTTTGTCTCCTGCTCATAGTCACAGTGAAAGTAATAGATCCAAATCTCCAAATATAATCAGTCAAGAAGAGCCATCAGAAATACAGCTCAAAACAGAAAAGCCAGAAAGTCCTTTACCTGTTCCTGATAATGAAGGTGCACTGGATCTGACGTCAACCAATCCTGGACGACCAGTCATCAAAGAAGAGGCTCCTTTTAGCCTGCTGTTCCTGAGCAGAGAACGTG GTCCCAGCCAAACAACTACTAGCCTGGTCACCAGCACCGCGCCTGCCATGATCAAAATGGAAGTGAATGGCCACCTGAAGCCGTTATCATTGAGTGAAGGTCCTCATCTTTCAGCTGGAATCCAGGTTCCTGCTGCTCCACAGACATCGATGAGTCCAGGCATGAATCCTATGCTGGCACCCCCACCACGACGAACTCCAAAGCAGCACAACTGTCATTCGTGTGGGAAGACCTTCTCCTCAGCAAGTGCACTACAGATACATGAACGTACTCATACTGGTGAAAAGCCATTTGGTTGCACAATCTGTGGTAGAGCATTTACCACAAAAGGGAATCTTAAG GTCCATATGGGAACACACATGTGGAATAATGCTCCTGCAAGACGTGGTCGACGCCTTTCTGTAGAGAACCCATTGGCTTTGTTAGGAGGCGATGCACTTAAGTTTTCAGAAATGTTTCAGAAGGATTTAGCGGCTCGAGCAATGAATGTTGACCCCAGTTTTTGGAACCAGTACGCTGCAGCAATCACAAATGGACTTGCCATGAAAAACAATGAGATTTCTGTTATACAGAACGGAGGCATTCCACAGCTCCCGGTGAGTTTAGGTGGAAGTGCAATCCCACCATTAGGCAATATTTCCAGTGGAATGGACCGAGCACGTACAGGCAGCAGCCCTCCAATACTTAGTCTGGACAAAATGAACTCAGAATCTATTGTAAATCGACCTTTCACAAGGTTTATTGAAGAGAATAAAGAAATAGGCATAAACTAA